tttggagatgctctgacacagtcgtctagccatcacaatttggcccttgtcaaagtcgctcggatctttacgcttgcccatttttcctgtttccaaaacattaactttgagaactgactgttcacttgctgtctaatatatcccaccccttgacagcccttgatatatatatatgcctaaTATATCCAACCCCTTGATATATATCAGCTAAAGAGTGAAAACAGAAGCCAAATTCACTTCATGTAGACAATTACAGAGGCCATTCATGCTTTATGATAAATAACAGATATGCTTCCTTTGGAAGAACCATCCTGAATTGCTGTGTTCTGTGCTGACGGTAAAAGCCGTGAGAGACTTGAAAGCTCACGAAAAGTCTTTTATGTTCAATGTGTGTATACATCAATGGTTTGTGTTTGCTCACTCCCACCGAAGATATTATTACAGGCATTCCACAGTGACTGTGTTGGAATGTTGTGATGTTGTGTTTCACCTGGGTGTTGTGATCATGCACAGGGCCAAGAAAGAAGCTGAACTGGAGAAACGTTTCTCTGGGTTGTATATGGAGAAAGAGGAAGCTGCCAGGCAGGAAGAAGCCCGAAAGGCAGCTGCCCTGGAGAAGAGCCAACAAGAGGAGTTGAAGGTATAGAGAGTCATTACATCAAACTAGCCAAACCTTAGGCCTTCACACCTTAATGTGGTTTCTCATGGTTTGGCTTGCTCCACCAGTTACTCTAGATTTGTAGTATGTCCAAAAAAGCTGAGAAGCAAGTTTGTTACAACAGGTACAAAAAATAGTATAGCTATAACATGTAAATGTGGGCTGAATCTGATTCCACCAAGGAGAACCAGTGCCACATATTCATCTTACTTTATTTCCAACAAAAATATGCTGAATATGAGACCATATTTGAGAAGAACAGTCAATTTTCACTCCTGCCGCTGGTCCGAAATGCAGCTGATCCCAAGACTGTGGGACAACTTactgcattttataaaattatccCCTACAATaagcattttaaacacacattcattctccTTGAGTATTCTTAGTTTCTCTTGCATCAAGTCaactattttctctttttctctccttggTAGTTCTTGTCCTTTACTGTCCTTTATTGTTTAAAGTACTCTACTTCTTATTTGTGTTCAGAGGcgggaggaggaggaaagacGAAAAGCCGAGGAGGAGGTCAGGAGGCTTAAGGAGGAGCGGGAGCAACAGATCTATATGAACCTGAAGGAAGTACAGAGACAAGGGAAAAGCCAAGATAAAGAGGAGAAAGCCTGGCAGGATTCATGTAAGAGAACAGACTatggagagagaatgagaacttatttatttgcctgtgaaaaagaaaaagttccAGTTTTGTACTAAAAATCAATCATGTCTTTTGGCTTATAGTCACCTTTAAAAGGTGCCATGGCAGCCAAACCTAATGTCAAATGTCGAATATTCATGATAATGAAAGATTCAACAAGAACCATATCCAATGTTTAGAGCAGTTTCCTGGACTTAACTAATTTTACTGCTTACACGCTAAACTGAACATAGCATTCCAATAAGATCttcaagtgtgtgtctgtgtgtgtgttttgtgtgtgttctagtgCGGAAATCTAAAGCAGCTGACCAGCGGAGACGTTCTCTGGCCAAGCAGACGAGGGAGGATCACCGCAGGCGTTCTTTAAAGGCACTGGAGAGAGGTCGAGTTGCGGCCATGACCAAGGCCTTTGGAGGAGAGAGACCGGCTCCTCCACCTAAACCCAAACCCAAACCCAGAAACCTAACTCTCACTAATGAGCCTCTTCACAGGTCTGTACACATTACTGTACTTTTTGTAGTACAAAATCAAACAACTCTTAATTTATTGAGTTATTCTGGAACCATTTCAGTGGTAAGAGTGGTGGTCTGTTATTTGCCATGCTTGATAGTGTCAttgtttataaagaaaaaaatagttttttcttacCAGAAACAAGTAATCCATATGAAAGATTGATAGGTCTTATccctgtattttttaattaatatttttaaaaattaactttaatatttatttaaattcccTTAGCCTGTTAACATTCATAATTCAAAATCCACACCCTAACAGACCCTGAAGACTCAGTCATTTCCGCTTGTAGTTTATACAAATGAACTGATAAAATCAGACCAAGCAGCACATTGCAGCGAGCTTTCCTGgagcttatttatttttaaccactAACACTTCTTCCTGTTATGAATAACAGGGGGTCCGGTTTACGTCGTTCATTATCATCGTCCAGCCGGAAGGAGATTATCCGCTGGTTCAGAGAGGAACAGTTGTCCATCAGAGTTTGTTTCCAAGACGACGATAGCCGCATCGCTCCCTGGTTCCACGGTAAGTTCACATTCTGCATGGTATGGAATGTTTAAAACAGATTAGCCTGAAAAAAAGCACTACACAATGTAAAAGAACCATCAGTGGTACTTAAGATCCAGTTATTTACCTTAATGAAGTTTCTCTCCACTAATATTCCTCTAATATaaagtacaaaagatgtacccaaGAGGGTATCACCACAGGTCTGTCTTATTCAATaagtttatacagtatgtatatagtGGACATGTAAGCAATATAATAACTCCACTTTGTGCCACATAACACTAttttgtcactgattattttcctataacagcacaccctgttgagatttattcctcttataccacagtgatttgctaacactaataatttttttatttattaaagaacaacaccatgtatatttatttgtctatagttacgttttaatgttgtggaacatccaggaaacaagttagtttctttTATCACTTTCGCTACAACAGCAATAAACaatctttccctcaccagcctctctatttTACTTTTTCGGATTGTTCATCCGTCCTTCCACCTGAGATTCTTGTTAGCGTGATATCTCAAGTACAAAGGATTGAATTTGTGTAGGATTTATTTGGAGTTATCACTgaaaccagcagatgaactgctTAGATTTCGAAAtggatccaaacagggtcaaggtcacagcaaggtgaAATGTTAGGCATATTTGTTCACAGATTGCTTATAAGAAAGGTGGTTAAAAGCAGACCAGTGAACTGAGCCGAGCATGTTACCTTTTTCTCCAGGTATAATCTCACGTCAGGAGGCTGAGGATTTGCTGAGAGAGGGCAGCCCTGGAGGCTTCTTGGTCCGTGTTAGTGAAAGGATCTTTGGATATGTTCTGTCTTACCAAAGCCCAGACGGAGTCAAGCACTTCCTCATTGATGCCACAGACAACTGCTACATGCTGCTAGGAGACCAGATCAAGTTCGCGTCTCTGGGAGAGCTGGTGGAGTACCATAAGGTAATCATTTGCTCCTTCTCACAAAGCTCAACTTTTTGATAAAAGTTAATTAAACACAGATTATTGAAATTCTGTATTTGCCTTCACATATTACTTTTTTACACTGGGGTCCATAAAACTACATACTGTTATCACAGCaggtcatttttaatatttaattatgagTTTGCAGAAGTGTCACTGgtgaatttcttttatttttgtttgcatcaTTACAGTCTGTCTCCTGAAGGGCagttgaatgctcaattctggtcagaaggtgttttctGAAACAGTAgttcagacagtagttccaagCTTTTGCAAGGTTTATaattaatgtgctccttctaatacttactcattttttttttagtaatgaCTTACACGGGGACTTGTGTAAGACACTccaaataaacagatataaaaatgtgtgtagttgttgatacggtgaggttttctgtgaggagatgtttaatcttcaggacagaggacgaGCTGTGTATTTATGCCTTATTAAAATCAaggcagagaaaaaagaaaggttggagagggaatgagtgtttatagctgctatatcgTGAAAACAGAAACTGACTTCCTTcccagatgttccacaacattaaacgtaactatgaacagataaaaaataaacacgtcattgttttaaaaattgtgttggcaaattgctgtgatataagagtaataaaacactctgggacaattgattattttcctgtaacagcacacgtCATCATGATGTATTCTTAACAACCCTGTGATGCTCACAACCCTGTGATGCTCACATTCTCTCAATATAGTTAACCATATTtgaattaatgaaatgaaatgaaacacaacacCCCACAACCTTCTGAATAACTTTTCCTGGTTCTGCATTCAGGAAGAGCCCTTAACGCCCTCTGGAGGTGAGCGGCTGCTGCATGCGTGTGGACAGAAACCCGGCACTCTGGACTACACCGATCTCTTCACCTGAAGCCTGCGGCTCTGTAGCTCAGTGAGCCATGGTGCAGGAGAACGAAATGCACATCCCTGCTCTTATGAGCTTTCTGCACACACAATCTACAAGCATGGAGGATAGTATATTGAACAAACCTGAAGTGGGTGGTTACGCTGGGGTTCActttatccatccatcaatgGCTTGATTTAACCATCCACACATGAACAAATGACCATGCAAAAAAATTCAGTTCTGCTTAGATCATGTCAGATATGAAGGCACAATATGCACTTTTGAAAACATGGCTGCATTATGAAGGATTTAGAGTGAGGCTAAGGAAAAACTGTGCCATTTGTGTGTTCCAGTTATGATCTTTGGCAGTTTTCAAGCAAGCTGCTAagtattttcatatattttatggGGAGCAGTTTTCAAAAATAGTACTACTGACTGGGCaaggctgggcaatatgacgaTATAAATATTGCGataaattatattacaataCTCATTTCTGAGATATAGTagatattgtgattttttttataaattgatatatatttttaaataaactacaaacatttttccctctttccaGTGGTAATTGATTTTCTAGACATAAAAGCAtcattaaacttttattttattggaacaTTACTGCTTTGTTGGAAGTTTCTTATGAAACCTGTATATCATAATGCATATCATGTATCTTAGAGAATCgtgatatattttttgtcatatcgccctgCCCTTCCAATCCACAGACTGTCATATGTCAAATTACTTACTCATACACTAATGACTAATATTCATCAAATATTCTACAATGAGTAAGTAAAACATTACTTACTCAGAAACAGAGCTTAaaaggcaaaataaaataaaataaaataacagtcaTATATACaagttttacaatttattaaaaatgcatgcaaGAGCATATGGCTTGCCAACCAAAAAGTTACACACGATTTTCACACAATTGAAGCTTTGAATTTTCATCTGACGTGCAAATTAAAACTCTGCAACCCAGAAAAATGTCAGCGTCATACAGCTCTAGCTTGATCATTTAAGACACTCGTGAATTTCTAATGCTATAACATTGATGATTCAGTGTATTAATCAGAGAGGAACATGAGCATCTTCAAATAAATCAAGAGACTAGTGagatcagcacacacactcctaaagcATCACAGCTCTTACACGCCGGTCATTTATATCCCTTTCTTCATCCATTCTTCAATATATTACCATCAAATAATTTCACAATGCAATACACTGTTGTAATAGTAATAGCACTGTAATAGTAAAGCTTGATAGGTTAATACTAGGttcagaaatattggcacccttcttGAAAATGGGCaaatttttatatatgaaaacaataaccggctgtaaggttttttttttttttaatagttacaTTAGATACAAAAAgcagtgcatttttttccccacacaaaAGAGTGATGTCAAAATTATCAGAGCCCTTACAATTAATATCTTGTGACACCTGCTGTCTAAAGGATAACAGCTTTACAGTTTATTCCTGCAATGTCTAACAAAGTTAGAGGCTTGTGTAAAAGATCTTGGTCCATctttatgtacatatatatagacTTCTCCTCTTCCAACTTACTGGGCTGATATATCCTGGTACATAGCAGAATTGATGATGTTATCTTCACAACAGCTGTGGAGCATTAATGATGCACCTCTATATCGTACAGTGTGTATCAGGTGCTTTTCCAATGcttccaaacagcttgttgttGTGAATGTTTGGTTTTTCCCACAGTACTGGATGACAAAAGGATTTTACATCTTTGCAAGCTCTTATTTACACTCAAGGGAAACAGGTCATAGTTGAAGGTTCCTGGGAAAGGAgagctataatatatatatacatatatatacatgtaagtGATCATTGTAAGtaatcatttttgctcatttttatgaagggtgtcAAGGGTGGAACTTGTTCAGTACATGGTTCAGAAAAAGCTGAATGTACAAATACCTAAAATGAGTAGAAAAATAAAACCGTCAGTGTGTGACCTGAATATTCTGTTCAGTTCACAGCTTGAAAGTGTGAATTTAGAGATATGCATAAGACATTGTACAaatctgcttaaaaaaaactgtaaactaATGCAGAATTTGAAACAGTGCAGTAGAAATACAAGTGTGTAAGCCCTCAAATGGATTATAGTCACCTGCCTGAAGTACACTGGAAGTACGTGGAAGAATGATACTTCAAACTTCCTTGGCAGCTTTTaacttattttaaattaaaataagaactAAAGAGATTCCTTATAGTCCAAATGCTAACACAACTGTGCTGATGGTTGATTTTCAATCAGTAACATTTCTTTACAGGGCTTAATTTTAAACAAAGGTGATTTTTGCCAAAGCAGGTGGATTTCCTTGCCAAAATCATCCCTGTGCCTTGACTTTATTACTTCAAAATGCATTACAAGAACTACAATATCGCCACCTAGTGCCAAAACCAGAACTACAACAGTGAAAACGTGTGCCAGAGAACAATGGGATGGTACTACATGAAAAACTGGGCCAGGAGGTTGGCCACTCCGAGCACGATGAGGAAGATGTGGAAGCAAGCAGAGGGCCAGCGCAATTCACCGCTACGTCTCAGGGCCTTCAGATGGATAGCTGAGGGGAAGACAAACACCAGAGCCAAACCACATGTCGCCCCCGagtacctacacacacacacacaggttaggaaattaatataatagggtttttttttttttttttttttttggtaaagtgACTATTTGAAACAGCTCCCTCTTATGggcaaattcagattttttttttttttttttttttttttcaatatgtaATGTCTCTGTGCATGCTCAGACCAGGCCTGAGAAATCTGCATGCAttttgcaaacaaacaaacaaacaaataaataaataaataaataaataaatcccaaaATATTCAATCTGAAATGTTATATCTAATTTTAGCAATTATTAGAAcaaaattttagaaaaaataagaagcttatttgcacattatttgcTGCTATTTCTCCTTATAGATTCAGTTTTCGATCCAGTTATAGATTCAgcgtttttaacatttattgtcATCACATAGATtcaattcattctttttctgtttttttgctgtttaacTTGAGCAAAATAAAAGTCATGAAAGGTTGTGAAAAAGGCACATCCAAACCTTTCAGCagaaaacacagttttttttaaaacctaatTTCCTTTTAACTTGGATGTAGTCAATTTTCCATCTGCTATTGCAcaacataattattatttcgtttaaagatcttattttttccaCTTAGTATTGCCCTTCAGATGTTACACaagatatttaaatgtttcccagaagacaaaataataacaatttacattgatcattctgttcaaaagtttacattcccctggctcttaatgcatcgggttgccttcttgagcatcagtcaATGTTTTATAATAGTTGTgcacgagtccctcagttgtcctcagtgtgaaaagatggatctcaaaatcatatagacattgttggaaaggggtcaaatgtTTGAagagcaaagaatgtgcaggacttggaggatttttctgaagaacagtgggcagtttaactgctcaggacaaacaagggactcatgaacaactatcaggtAACCAGGTAACAATACACAGTATTGAAAATCAAGCACATGTAAACTTTTGagctggttcatttgtgtaaattcagttattattttgtcatgtGGACTATATgaaaacatctgttatgtgaaatagcttattcaaagcagtactaaataaaaagaaaatgcagttttttctgCAACGGACATATGAACTTATGACTCCAACTGTATCTGTACAATCTTTAATCTCTATCTATGGCCAGACTCCAACATGATAATGCTTTTATAATccttaaataaacaataagtgaaaaaaataaatagtattcCGAGAATAGGCTCCGGATCTTTGTCACAAtcgtgaccaggataaagcgctgtgatgaggaggagggagagaaaaataaagaagtggCACGTacgcttctctctctccctcaggtgTTTccaattttttgttttctttacacTGTTTTCAAACATATTGCGCAATCTGCATTTTCCAACGGATTTGGAAATCATTATTAAGgtttcattttcactgttttggaTATTTTCAAGCCTGCAGTGATCCACTGCAGAAAACAACCTCAATTCTTCGATTTCAGACCTACCAAATGCACAGAAATGTACCATGTACAGAAGTAAATGgtcattattaaacatttaatctgTTAGCTTACGTCCTAGTACTAAAACAGCATTACTGTGCAAGCCATGTTCCCAGATACATATTTGCTGTCACACTAGATGTGTATACAAATGTTAGATGCTTCACTGCAATATGTACCTAAAGCAGAACAAAGAGACGATACAAAGTACACATGGACTAGTGTGATTCTTTACATGTCCTTAATTAAACAAAGTGAAACTAATTTATAACTGATTACAGTTGCGATAAAAATCAAGTAAAAGCTGTTAGTGATAATATAGGTGTGTCACTAAAACTGCCATTTGTTCCTTTTAAAATGAAGACGAGATAGACCCTTCTTCAACACTGTAGATAGACAGTTAAAACCAGAACCGTGGCTAATGGCGTGAAAATTCGAAAGGCCACAAAAATCCCAATATATCTGAATATATTACACgcatacaaaaaaataatacgAAATGGGGCACAGAATTTCTAGCTTTGCAGTTATATTTCATGTAAAATGCAAGCCAAGCTTCAGGACCATGCAGGCTGTAACCTGATTGGCCAGTCACACTTTCATCCAGTGGTTTTGAACACTGCGACACAGTGAGCCTTTAGGAACAAGTggatggggaaaaaaggttcATGGCATCACGTATTTAATAGTTATTGAAGGGATTGATAAATATACAAGCTTCAGATCACAACtgcaagattctgaagcttgtggcagaaaagtgtacaataaATATCAGATGCACTGTGAAGAGATAGCATTATGAATAGAATCTAAAAATAAGTTTGCAAAATAAGGGTTCATAATCAAACAATGtttgaataaaattataaaaactcAAAATCCACTCAAAGGAGCAGGTAAGATAGAAacaaggatttaaaaaacatgtttttttaaatgcatttacaaCACCATGAAGGTAGGAATATTTATATAAGTATTAAAACTAAATCTATCACTCTATGTAAGTATGTGCTATTCACAAAAGCTTGTTGCTACTTTAATCTACTTTTTgctaaaagttaaaaaaaattacttttaagaCCATTCTGGAACAAAATTGCATTTCCTCACTATTGAGACGTGTatacaaaataagaaaacattaatATGCATCAGTCAATTGTAAAGTGGgatgattaaatgtttttttctagttttttcaGGTCTTGAGGACAGGGTCATTGCTGGGAATTCTCCCCGTCCTCAAGACCTGaaaaaaactagaaaacaacatttatgttagatttatttattctacttcctgttctttttaaGACATTATCCTGTATTCTACtactttctatttatttcaatttatgtAAGTACTTTCTAGAGTCATTCTTTTAGGTAGATTTATTCTTTATCTTAATTCAACAGACATATTGTTGTACT
This is a stretch of genomic DNA from Pangasianodon hypophthalmus isolate fPanHyp1 chromosome 17, fPanHyp1.pri, whole genome shotgun sequence. It encodes these proteins:
- the sh2d4a gene encoding SH2 domain-containing protein 4A → MLQQILNDMYIEPELLAELNEEQKQVLFFKMREEQVRRWKEREARLEKDEAKTVKPKRVSAKAVSWLKASDSEVWVWVMGEHPDDKPYDQICDEIMAERAALQAQKEAEELRAKKEAELEKRFSGLYMEKEEAARQEEARKAAALEKSQQEELKRREEEERRKAEEEVRRLKEEREQQIYMNLKEVQRQGKSQDKEEKAWQDSLRKSKAADQRRRSLAKQTREDHRRRSLKALERGRVAAMTKAFGGERPAPPPKPKPKPRNLTLTNEPLHRGSGLRRSLSSSSRKEIIRWFREEQLSIRVCFQDDDSRIAPWFHGIISRQEAEDLLREGSPGGFLVRVSERIFGYVLSYQSPDGVKHFLIDATDNCYMLLGDQIKFASLGELVEYHKEEPLTPSGGERLLHACGQKPGTLDYTDLFT